A single window of Desulfovibrio desulfuricans DNA harbors:
- a CDS encoding DUF927 domain-containing protein, producing the protein MDMNRFVYAGTPDRGYGPWVFIEDTPESRLQALDEGYTAFSTTSFAYEPEKGKPEPVRYGDLWLDIDCKEAPFLAVIAARTFVTDLASAYDGFDPAMLDYFMSGSKGVHIRIPAEIFGGENGHPFLPRLHHKMLERHFSQPPHNQALGLLALGESVPAKLKDTTVGDLVDGSLYCMGKGHLLRAPNVRRLDGRYKVQVSVETFFERDIDSLLDLTREPGTASIQAIAPVATGMADLYDHVLISWQSLDPGSYNLQSLSECQFMGHCRENARTLSEPEWFMMLRALAPLGEKGLELAQEYSRPHPEYSAQKTRAKFLHALDKGYPASCQEIQTIFQCSPRCKVRSPLDLERKRQSDAVVAAESFCLEKDGLYYSASRGALEGDSFKVSSPIRVLGKMRNTDGTGWARLVELVTPDGRNKKLDIAMRDCVGRGDSVLALLCDHGLELTGGKMGKFVMDYLRLAATDKVFINVERLGWHGNRYVLPDAIFGEGGNEEINYTQENSLFKCSGGLGQWQEHIGRYCRGNTLLMLVSAFALTGPLLHICGVEGGGLHLFGPSSTGKTTLALLAGSLCGGNENKGFVRQWRSTHNAIEHTAVQHNDGLLVMDESGQATADTVAQTIYMLSNGQGKERMRADATQRKAYQWRVQLFSTGELTMDEKIEETGKFRAMAGQNVRVVNLPIDRGAGKNSYSCLHGFENPASLSEHLKDATRHFYGTPLRAFLTALCGVSNQELDANGADIKENIEKFAKAYCPDGSCGQVRRVAVKFGLIAAAGMFAAKNGILPWTPEESRDAVAEWFKIWLDGRGGVGNLEIMKALDRFKDFFARHGRSRFVEVNGLGENMRDLAGYRWEDKGEQRFFMITPAFNDLAKGVNRHELLEHMKQQGWLLTNGKGSLVTTKWISGRNVRGYGFIPSTWEGMAGNIELKPQVKAGDMEFGGEF; encoded by the coding sequence ATGGATATGAACAGATTTGTTTACGCTGGAACACCCGATAGAGGTTATGGTCCCTGGGTTTTTATTGAAGACACACCAGAATCGCGCTTACAGGCGCTTGATGAAGGGTATACAGCGTTCTCAACCACAAGCTTCGCTTACGAACCCGAGAAGGGGAAACCTGAGCCAGTTCGTTACGGCGACCTGTGGCTGGACATCGACTGCAAAGAAGCGCCGTTTCTGGCAGTGATCGCGGCACGCACGTTTGTCACGGATTTGGCCAGTGCTTACGATGGTTTTGACCCAGCCATGCTCGATTACTTCATGAGCGGCAGCAAAGGGGTTCATATCCGCATTCCAGCTGAAATTTTTGGCGGCGAAAACGGACACCCATTCCTGCCCCGGTTGCATCACAAGATGCTTGAAAGGCATTTTTCGCAGCCCCCCCACAACCAGGCGCTAGGATTACTGGCTCTAGGAGAATCTGTGCCCGCGAAGCTTAAGGATACAACTGTCGGCGACCTTGTTGATGGAAGCCTGTATTGCATGGGCAAGGGGCATCTGCTGCGTGCTCCCAATGTCAGGCGGCTTGACGGGCGCTACAAGGTCCAGGTCAGCGTAGAAACATTTTTTGAGCGGGATATTGATTCCCTGCTTGATCTGACGCGAGAACCTGGAACAGCCTCAATCCAGGCAATTGCCCCGGTCGCGACGGGGATGGCAGATCTTTACGACCATGTCCTGATAAGCTGGCAATCTTTAGACCCAGGCAGTTACAACCTTCAATCTCTTTCAGAATGCCAGTTTATGGGCCACTGTCGTGAAAATGCCCGAACGTTGAGCGAACCTGAATGGTTTATGATGCTGCGGGCGCTGGCCCCTTTGGGTGAAAAAGGGCTTGAGCTGGCTCAGGAATACAGTCGCCCCCACCCGGAATACTCGGCGCAGAAAACCCGTGCCAAGTTTTTGCATGCTCTGGATAAGGGCTACCCGGCCAGCTGCCAGGAAATTCAAACAATTTTCCAGTGTAGCCCTCGCTGCAAGGTTCGCAGCCCTCTTGACCTGGAACGCAAGCGCCAGAGCGATGCCGTGGTCGCGGCTGAGTCTTTCTGTCTGGAGAAAGACGGTCTGTACTATTCCGCATCGCGTGGCGCATTGGAAGGCGACAGTTTTAAAGTGAGCAGCCCCATACGTGTGCTAGGAAAAATGCGCAATACGGACGGCACTGGATGGGCAAGGTTGGTGGAGCTGGTTACACCTGATGGCAGGAATAAAAAACTGGATATTGCCATGAGGGACTGTGTGGGACGGGGGGATAGTGTGCTGGCCCTACTTTGCGATCATGGACTTGAGCTGACCGGCGGAAAGATGGGAAAATTTGTTATGGATTACCTGCGGCTTGCCGCTACGGATAAGGTATTCATCAACGTGGAACGTCTGGGGTGGCATGGCAACCGGTATGTCCTTCCAGATGCGATTTTTGGCGAGGGGGGAAACGAAGAAATCAACTACACGCAGGAAAACAGTTTGTTCAAATGCTCTGGCGGGCTTGGGCAGTGGCAGGAGCACATTGGGCGTTATTGCCGAGGCAATACCCTGTTGATGCTGGTTTCAGCTTTTGCCTTGACTGGGCCGCTTCTGCATATTTGTGGGGTTGAGGGGGGAGGGTTGCATCTGTTCGGCCCTTCATCAACAGGCAAGACGACGTTGGCTCTGTTGGCGGGTAGTCTTTGCGGAGGCAATGAAAACAAGGGGTTTGTGCGGCAGTGGCGCAGTACGCACAACGCTATCGAGCATACCGCAGTTCAGCACAATGACGGCCTGCTGGTCATGGATGAAAGCGGGCAAGCCACAGCCGACACCGTTGCCCAGACGATTTACATGTTGTCCAACGGCCAGGGCAAGGAGCGCATGCGGGCCGATGCCACGCAGCGCAAAGCCTATCAGTGGCGAGTCCAGCTGTTTTCCACAGGCGAATTGACAATGGACGAAAAGATTGAAGAAACGGGAAAATTTCGCGCGATGGCGGGTCAGAATGTTCGCGTTGTCAATCTCCCTATTGATCGTGGGGCCGGTAAAAACTCCTATTCCTGTTTGCATGGCTTCGAAAACCCCGCGTCCCTGAGTGAGCATTTAAAGGATGCCACGAGGCATTTCTACGGTACGCCTCTTAGGGCCTTTTTGACGGCCTTGTGTGGTGTCAGCAATCAGGAACTGGATGCTAATGGGGCTGATATCAAAGAAAATATCGAAAAATTTGCCAAGGCATACTGCCCTGATGGTTCGTGTGGCCAGGTTCGTCGTGTTGCCGTAAAATTTGGTCTGATAGCCGCTGCGGGCATGTTCGCAGCGAAAAACGGCATTCTGCCCTGGACGCCGGAAGAATCACGTGACGCTGTGGCGGAATGGTTCAAAATCTGGCTTGATGGCCGTGGCGGCGTCGGCAATCTGGAAATCATGAAGGCACTTGACCGCTTCAAGGACTTCTTTGCACGCCACGGCAGGAGCCGTTTTGTTGAGGTGAACGGTTTGGGGGAAAATATGCGCGACCTTGCGGGCTACAGGTGGGAAGACAAGGGAGAACAGAGGTTTTTTATGATAACCCCGGCCTTCAACGACCTCGCCAAAGGAGTAAACAGGCATGAGCTTTTAGAGCACATGAAACAGCAGGGCTGGCTTTTGACAAACGGCAAGGGGAGCCTTGTGACCACAAAGTGGATCAGCGGGCGTAACGTTCGTGGTTACGGTTTTATCCCGTCTACATGGGAGGGTATGGCTGGAAATATTGAGCTGAAGCCCCAGGTAAAAGCGGGGGACATGGAATTTGGCGGGGAGTTTTAA